Proteins from a single region of Apostichopus japonicus isolate 1M-3 chromosome 21, ASM3797524v1, whole genome shotgun sequence:
- the LOC139962711 gene encoding ABC transporter C family member 12-like — MRRSFKPVLYREIWKKSVVYIAQQAWIQNDTVRGNVLFGKDLNSTKYEKILQACPLQRDLEVLSGGGGRGIGHSCSRHQRLEVLCSGGLHSRFQ, encoded by the exons atgagaagatccttcaagcctgtcctctacagagagatctggaag aAATCTGTGGTCTATATTGCTCAACAAGCTTGGATCCAAAATGATACCGTGAGAGGAAACGTTCTGTTTGGGAAAGAtctcaactccaccaaatacgagaagatccttcaagcctgtcctctacagagagatctggaagtgttatctggag gtggaggtagaggaattggacactcttgcTCAAGACATCAACGGcttgaagtactctgctcaggcggcctccattctag